The Deinococcus depolymerans genome has a segment encoding these proteins:
- a CDS encoding NAD(P)H-dependent oxidoreductase subunit E — protein sequence MPVTRLEICTEHLTIDQREDLLDAVWTALRISPGMVTADGNVELVLSQCGPATAPDDAPLVRVNDIEYRNVTPERLVTLMKRWSR from the coding sequence GTGCCCGTCACCCGCCTGGAAATCTGCACCGAACACCTCACCATCGATCAGCGCGAGGACCTGCTGGACGCCGTCTGGACGGCGCTGCGCATCAGTCCCGGCATGGTCACTGCCGACGGGAACGTGGAACTGGTCCTCTCGCAGTGCGGTCCGGCCACCGCGCCGGATGACGCGCCGCTGGTCCGCGTGAACGACATCGAGTACCGCAACGTCACGCCCGAACGCCTCGTGACCCTCATGAAACGCTGGTCCCGCTGA
- a CDS encoding S41 family peptidase, with the protein MPLLSLSGLRRAALLTLLTVPCASASPATDLYRAATSSVLRDYYGWSTADLRTLSEQYGRTLEERCAPAADTCSFDTAREVLTSLFREVGDAHTNVRDPEGALRLREVQENRAVLRTGARVVRVEGGLLVASVMPGSPAARAGLRPLDLLPSVNGQPAGRRDGDNAPVGPTEFTRLERAGQPFEVEVRRAGQPPHPLTLSSEPLTARDEPTLTWAGPDSRTAVVTVASFLPADTAEQFLARVQQAAQAGARALVVDLRFNGGGSLTQCVAAASVFAPVEYRARSRTGGAVYAGAGGRPARPLDPHPQEAAVWSGPAAVLVGPNTASCSEVFTYYAQRAGALAVGEATRGVGNSGVTFQPLPDGGVLSVTMLRAYWPDGTPLPERVQPDLLAPTDLQALTGEGRDTTLQAALEALTGRTGRAP; encoded by the coding sequence GTGCCCCTCCTGTCTCTTTCCGGCCTGCGCCGCGCGGCGCTGCTGACCCTGCTGACCGTTCCGTGCGCGTCGGCCAGCCCCGCCACGGACCTGTACCGCGCGGCGACCAGTTCGGTCCTGCGGGACTACTACGGGTGGTCCACAGCCGACCTGCGCACCCTGAGTGAACAGTACGGGCGGACCCTGGAGGAACGCTGCGCGCCGGCAGCGGACACCTGCTCCTTCGACACTGCCCGCGAGGTCCTGACCAGCCTGTTCCGGGAGGTCGGGGACGCACACACGAACGTCCGCGATCCGGAGGGTGCGCTGCGCCTGCGCGAGGTGCAGGAGAACCGCGCGGTTCTGCGGACGGGCGCGCGGGTGGTGCGGGTCGAGGGGGGCCTGCTGGTCGCGTCGGTCATGCCGGGCAGCCCGGCGGCGCGCGCCGGGCTGCGCCCCCTGGACCTGCTGCCCAGCGTGAACGGCCAGCCGGCCGGCAGACGCGACGGGGACAACGCCCCGGTCGGCCCGACCGAGTTCACCCGCCTGGAACGCGCCGGTCAACCGTTCGAGGTCGAGGTGCGCCGCGCCGGTCAGCCCCCACACCCGCTGACGCTGAGCAGCGAACCGCTGACCGCGCGGGACGAACCGACGCTGACCTGGGCCGGCCCGGACAGCCGGACGGCCGTGGTCACGGTCGCGTCGTTCCTGCCGGCCGACACGGCCGAGCAGTTCCTGGCACGCGTGCAGCAGGCCGCGCAGGCCGGCGCGCGCGCACTCGTGGTGGACCTGCGCTTCAACGGGGGTGGCAGCCTCACGCAGTGCGTCGCGGCGGCCAGCGTGTTCGCACCCGTCGAGTACCGCGCCCGTTCCCGGACGGGCGGCGCCGTGTACGCCGGGGCGGGCGGCCGCCCCGCCCGGCCGCTCGACCCGCACCCCCAGGAAGCGGCGGTGTGGTCCGGGCCAGCCGCGGTGCTGGTCGGCCCGAACACCGCGTCCTGCTCGGAGGTCTTCACGTACTACGCGCAGCGGGCCGGGGCGCTCGCGGTGGGCGAGGCGACCCGCGGCGTGGGCAACAGCGGCGTGACCTTCCAGCCGCTCCCGGACGGCGGGGTGCTGTCCGTGACCATGCTGCGCGCCTACTGGCCGGACGGCACGCCCCTGCCCGAGCGGGTGCAGCCGGACCTGCTGGCCCCCACGGACCTGCAGGCCCTGACCGGCGAGGGCCGCGACACGACCCTGCAGGCCGCGCTCGAAGCCCTGACCGGCCGGACCGGGCGCGCACCCTGA